In Vidua chalybeata isolate OUT-0048 chromosome 5, bVidCha1 merged haplotype, whole genome shotgun sequence, one genomic interval encodes:
- the SGSM3 gene encoding small G protein signaling modulator 3 isoform X2 has protein sequence MSGHHTPSAGGPFSALTPSIWPQEILAKYTQKEESVEQLEFRYDEFGFRVDKEDGAEPNSSKLLGVPLTEEPQQRLKWQAHLEFTHNHDVGDLTWDKIEVTLPHSDKLRSLVLAGIPHSMRPQLWMRLSGALQKKRNSEMSYRDIVKNSSNDETIAAKQIEKDLLRTMPSNACFSNMNSIGVPRLRRILRGLAWLYPDIGYCQGTGMVAASLLLFLEEEDAFWMMCAIIEELVPASYFSTTLMGVQTDQRVLRQLIVQYLPRLDKLLQEHDIELSLITLHWFLTSFASVVHIKLLLRIWDLFFYEGSLVLFQVTLGMLSMKEDELIQSENSASIFNTLSDIPSQIEDADMLLREAMRVAGSLTDVAVETQRRKHLAYLIAEQGQLLNSSTTVNNLSKIVRRRTQRRKSGITSLLFGDDDLEALKAKNIKQTELVADLREAILQVARHFQCVDPKNCIIDLTPDYSMESHQRDHENYVACSRNRRRRAKALLDFERHDDDELGFRKNDIITIISQKDEHCWVGELNGLRGWFPAKFVEILDERSKEYSIAGDDSVTEGVTDLVRGTLCPALKSIFEHGLKKPSLLGGACHPWLFIEEAASREVERDFGSVYSRLVLCKTYRLDEDGKVLTPEELLYRAVQAVNMTHDAAHAQMDVKLRSLICVGLNEQVLHLWLEVLCSSLQTVEKWFHPWSFLRSPGWVQIKCELRVLGKFAFSLSQDWELPIKREEKEKKPLKEGVQDMLVKHHLFSWDIDG, from the exons ATGTCAG GCCATCACACTCCCTCTGCTGGAGGTCCCTTCTCAGCACTCACACCCAGCATTTGGCCTCAGGAGATCCTGGCAAAATACACACAG AAAGAAGAATCTGTCGAGCAGCTGGAGTTCCGCTACGATGAATTCGGTTTCCGAGTTGACAAGGAAG ATGGTGCTGAGCCGAACTCCAGCAAGCTTCTGGGGGTCCCACTGACAGAGGAGCCACAGCAGAGGCTCAAGTGGCAGGCTCATCTGGAATTCACACACAACCATGATGTGGGCGACCTCACCTGGGACAAAATTGAGGTCACCCTGCCACATTCAGACAAGCTGCGCTCCCTGGTGCTGGCCGGCATCCCACATAGCATGAGGCCACAG CTGTGGATGCGCCTTTCAGGGGCTTTGCAGAAGAAGAGGAACTCAGAGATGTCATATCGAGATATTGTAAAAAACAGCTCTAATGATGAAACCATTGCTGCCAAACAG ATTGAAAAGGACTTGCTACGGACAATGCCCAGCAACGCCTGCTTCTCCAACATGAACAGCATCGGGGTGCCACGGCTGCGCAGGATACTACGGGGACTTGCCTGGCTCTACCCAGACATTGGATATTGTCAGGGCACTGGCATG gtggctgcctctctcctgctcttctTGGAGGAGGAAGATGCCTTCTGGATGATGTGTGCTATCATCGAGGAATTGGTTCCTGCTTCCTACTTCAGCACCACCCTCATGGGTGTGCAGACAGACCAGCGTGTCCTGCGGCAGCTCATCGTGCAGTACCTGCCCCGCCTGGACAAGCTGCTTCAGGAGCATGACATTG AGCTCTCCTTGATCACCTTGCACTGGTTCCTCACCTCTTTCGCTAGCGTTGTCCACATCAAGCTGCTGCTGCGTATTTGGGACCTCTTCTTCTACGAGGGCTCTCTGGTGCTGTTCCAAGTCACTTTGGGCATGCTAAGTATGAAG GAGGATGAGCTGATCCAGTCTGAGAACTCTGCCTCAATCTTCAACACGCTGTCAGACATCCCGAGCCAGATTGAAGATGCAGACATGTTGCTGCGAGAGGCCATGCGCGTGGCTGGCTCGCTGACGGACGTGGCAGTGGAGACCCAGCGCCGCAAACACCTGGCCTACCTCATCgcagagcaggggcagctgcTCAACTCCAGCACCACTGTCAACAACTTATCCAAA ATTGTGCGACGCAGGACTCAGCGCAGGAAATCCGGCATCACCTCTCTGCTTTTTG GGGATGATGATCTGGAAGCACTGAAAGCCAAGAACATCAAGCAGACAGAGCTGGTGGCTGACCTGCGTGAGGCCATTCTCCAGGTGGCACGGCACTTCCAGTGTGTGGATCCCAAGAACTGCATAATT GATCTGACCCCAGACTACAGCATGGAGAGCCACCAGCGGGACCACGAGAACTACGTAGCCTGTTCCCGCAACAGGCGCCGCCGAGCCAAGGCACTGCTGGATTTTGAGCGCCACGATGATGACGAGCTGGGTTTCCGCAAGAACGACATCATTACG ATAATTTCCCAGAAGGATGAGCACTGTTGGGTGGGAGAGCTGAATGGACTGAGAG GTTGGTTTCCTGCAAAATTTGTGGAGATCTTGGATGAGCGGAGTAAAGAG TATTCCATTGCTGGAGATGACTCTGTCACAGAGGGAGTGACAGACTTGGTGCGAGGGACACTCTGTCCAGCCTTGAAGTCCATATTTGAACATGGATTGAAGAAACCATCTCTGCTGGGGGGGGCCTGCCACCCTTGGCTGTTCATTGAAGAG GCTGCAAGCCGGGAAGTGGAACGGGACTTTGGCTCCGTGTATTCTCGCCTTGTGCTCTGCAAGACTTACAG GCTTGATGAAGATGGCAAAGTCCTCActccagaggagctgctttACCGG gcagtTCAGGCTGTGAACATGACACACGATGCTGCACATGCACAGATGGATGTGAAGCTTCGTTCTCTCATCTGTGTTGGACTCAA TGAGCAGGTGCTGCATTTGTGGCTGGAGGTGCTGTGTTCAAGCCTGCAGACTGTGGAGAAGTGGTTCCATCCCTGGTCATTCCTGCGCAGTCCTGGTTGGGTGCAGATCAAATGTGAGCTGAG AGTCCTCGGCAAATTTGCTTTCAGCCTCTCTCAGGACTgggagctgccaataaagagGGAG gagaaggagaagaagccACTGAAGGAAGGGGTGCAGGACATGCTCGTGAAGCACCATCTCTTCAGCTGGGATATAGATGGGtga
- the SGSM3 gene encoding small G protein signaling modulator 3 isoform X1, giving the protein MSGHHTPSAGGPFSALTPSIWPQEILAKYTQKEESVEQLEFRYDEFGFRVDKEADGAEPNSSKLLGVPLTEEPQQRLKWQAHLEFTHNHDVGDLTWDKIEVTLPHSDKLRSLVLAGIPHSMRPQLWMRLSGALQKKRNSEMSYRDIVKNSSNDETIAAKQIEKDLLRTMPSNACFSNMNSIGVPRLRRILRGLAWLYPDIGYCQGTGMVAASLLLFLEEEDAFWMMCAIIEELVPASYFSTTLMGVQTDQRVLRQLIVQYLPRLDKLLQEHDIELSLITLHWFLTSFASVVHIKLLLRIWDLFFYEGSLVLFQVTLGMLSMKEDELIQSENSASIFNTLSDIPSQIEDADMLLREAMRVAGSLTDVAVETQRRKHLAYLIAEQGQLLNSSTTVNNLSKIVRRRTQRRKSGITSLLFGDDDLEALKAKNIKQTELVADLREAILQVARHFQCVDPKNCIIDLTPDYSMESHQRDHENYVACSRNRRRRAKALLDFERHDDDELGFRKNDIITIISQKDEHCWVGELNGLRGWFPAKFVEILDERSKEYSIAGDDSVTEGVTDLVRGTLCPALKSIFEHGLKKPSLLGGACHPWLFIEEAASREVERDFGSVYSRLVLCKTYRLDEDGKVLTPEELLYRAVQAVNMTHDAAHAQMDVKLRSLICVGLNEQVLHLWLEVLCSSLQTVEKWFHPWSFLRSPGWVQIKCELRVLGKFAFSLSQDWELPIKREEKEKKPLKEGVQDMLVKHHLFSWDIDG; this is encoded by the exons ATGTCAG GCCATCACACTCCCTCTGCTGGAGGTCCCTTCTCAGCACTCACACCCAGCATTTGGCCTCAGGAGATCCTGGCAAAATACACACAG AAAGAAGAATCTGTCGAGCAGCTGGAGTTCCGCTACGATGAATTCGGTTTCCGAGTTGACAAGGAAG CAGATGGTGCTGAGCCGAACTCCAGCAAGCTTCTGGGGGTCCCACTGACAGAGGAGCCACAGCAGAGGCTCAAGTGGCAGGCTCATCTGGAATTCACACACAACCATGATGTGGGCGACCTCACCTGGGACAAAATTGAGGTCACCCTGCCACATTCAGACAAGCTGCGCTCCCTGGTGCTGGCCGGCATCCCACATAGCATGAGGCCACAG CTGTGGATGCGCCTTTCAGGGGCTTTGCAGAAGAAGAGGAACTCAGAGATGTCATATCGAGATATTGTAAAAAACAGCTCTAATGATGAAACCATTGCTGCCAAACAG ATTGAAAAGGACTTGCTACGGACAATGCCCAGCAACGCCTGCTTCTCCAACATGAACAGCATCGGGGTGCCACGGCTGCGCAGGATACTACGGGGACTTGCCTGGCTCTACCCAGACATTGGATATTGTCAGGGCACTGGCATG gtggctgcctctctcctgctcttctTGGAGGAGGAAGATGCCTTCTGGATGATGTGTGCTATCATCGAGGAATTGGTTCCTGCTTCCTACTTCAGCACCACCCTCATGGGTGTGCAGACAGACCAGCGTGTCCTGCGGCAGCTCATCGTGCAGTACCTGCCCCGCCTGGACAAGCTGCTTCAGGAGCATGACATTG AGCTCTCCTTGATCACCTTGCACTGGTTCCTCACCTCTTTCGCTAGCGTTGTCCACATCAAGCTGCTGCTGCGTATTTGGGACCTCTTCTTCTACGAGGGCTCTCTGGTGCTGTTCCAAGTCACTTTGGGCATGCTAAGTATGAAG GAGGATGAGCTGATCCAGTCTGAGAACTCTGCCTCAATCTTCAACACGCTGTCAGACATCCCGAGCCAGATTGAAGATGCAGACATGTTGCTGCGAGAGGCCATGCGCGTGGCTGGCTCGCTGACGGACGTGGCAGTGGAGACCCAGCGCCGCAAACACCTGGCCTACCTCATCgcagagcaggggcagctgcTCAACTCCAGCACCACTGTCAACAACTTATCCAAA ATTGTGCGACGCAGGACTCAGCGCAGGAAATCCGGCATCACCTCTCTGCTTTTTG GGGATGATGATCTGGAAGCACTGAAAGCCAAGAACATCAAGCAGACAGAGCTGGTGGCTGACCTGCGTGAGGCCATTCTCCAGGTGGCACGGCACTTCCAGTGTGTGGATCCCAAGAACTGCATAATT GATCTGACCCCAGACTACAGCATGGAGAGCCACCAGCGGGACCACGAGAACTACGTAGCCTGTTCCCGCAACAGGCGCCGCCGAGCCAAGGCACTGCTGGATTTTGAGCGCCACGATGATGACGAGCTGGGTTTCCGCAAGAACGACATCATTACG ATAATTTCCCAGAAGGATGAGCACTGTTGGGTGGGAGAGCTGAATGGACTGAGAG GTTGGTTTCCTGCAAAATTTGTGGAGATCTTGGATGAGCGGAGTAAAGAG TATTCCATTGCTGGAGATGACTCTGTCACAGAGGGAGTGACAGACTTGGTGCGAGGGACACTCTGTCCAGCCTTGAAGTCCATATTTGAACATGGATTGAAGAAACCATCTCTGCTGGGGGGGGCCTGCCACCCTTGGCTGTTCATTGAAGAG GCTGCAAGCCGGGAAGTGGAACGGGACTTTGGCTCCGTGTATTCTCGCCTTGTGCTCTGCAAGACTTACAG GCTTGATGAAGATGGCAAAGTCCTCActccagaggagctgctttACCGG gcagtTCAGGCTGTGAACATGACACACGATGCTGCACATGCACAGATGGATGTGAAGCTTCGTTCTCTCATCTGTGTTGGACTCAA TGAGCAGGTGCTGCATTTGTGGCTGGAGGTGCTGTGTTCAAGCCTGCAGACTGTGGAGAAGTGGTTCCATCCCTGGTCATTCCTGCGCAGTCCTGGTTGGGTGCAGATCAAATGTGAGCTGAG AGTCCTCGGCAAATTTGCTTTCAGCCTCTCTCAGGACTgggagctgccaataaagagGGAG gagaaggagaagaagccACTGAAGGAAGGGGTGCAGGACATGCTCGTGAAGCACCATCTCTTCAGCTGGGATATAGATGGGtga